From Burkholderia sp. WP9, a single genomic window includes:
- the tssG gene encoding type VI secretion system baseplate subunit TssG, which yields MERVSFGAITHRTLLSPALIGHLQAEPWRFGFLALLRRIGADKRIDPVGTASRPQAEPFRLGQQPSLCFAPREIASVGEADGRLKVRLFGLGMLGPNGPLPIHVTEIARDREQSRNDATLVNFLDIFHHRYLTLLYRAWASAQATAGLDRADNECFSFYVAALTGQDIREIGHGPLPAHARLAASAHLVREARNSDGLRMTLERYFGVPVAIEESVFSWIDVDAEDHSYLGKPGAASTMTVGALLGEQVPDCQHTFRIVVGPLDIAAYLRFTPRGADLPKLVEWVRTFVGFEFEWELELRLEPQSAPPAILGGPQQLGWSGWLGHAPYDDRLACVRFKPERYAAQFFSRFAPPCANLRQE from the coding sequence ATGGAGCGCGTTTCTTTCGGGGCCATCACGCATCGCACGTTGCTCTCGCCGGCGCTGATCGGGCATTTGCAGGCCGAACCGTGGCGCTTCGGATTTCTCGCGCTGCTGCGTCGCATCGGCGCCGACAAGCGGATCGATCCGGTCGGAACGGCGTCACGCCCGCAGGCTGAGCCGTTTCGTCTCGGGCAGCAACCCAGCCTGTGTTTCGCGCCGCGCGAGATCGCGAGCGTAGGCGAAGCCGACGGACGGTTGAAGGTGCGCCTGTTCGGTCTCGGTATGCTCGGGCCGAACGGACCGTTGCCGATTCACGTGACCGAAATCGCGCGTGACCGCGAACAGAGCCGCAACGACGCCACGCTCGTCAATTTTCTCGATATCTTCCATCACCGCTATCTGACGCTGCTTTATCGGGCCTGGGCATCCGCGCAAGCTACCGCGGGACTCGATCGCGCTGACAATGAGTGCTTTTCGTTCTATGTGGCGGCCCTGACGGGCCAGGACATCCGCGAGATCGGTCACGGCCCGTTGCCCGCGCATGCACGGCTCGCGGCTTCGGCGCACCTCGTGCGGGAGGCGCGCAATTCCGACGGGCTGCGCATGACGCTAGAGCGCTACTTCGGCGTTCCGGTCGCGATCGAGGAATCCGTGTTCAGCTGGATCGATGTCGATGCAGAAGATCACAGCTATCTGGGCAAGCCGGGCGCCGCTTCGACCATGACGGTGGGCGCGTTGCTGGGCGAACAGGTGCCCGACTGTCAGCACACCTTTCGCATTGTCGTCGGTCCGCTCGATATCGCCGCGTACCTGCGCTTCACGCCGCGAGGCGCTGATTTGCCGAAGCTCGTCGAATGGGTCAGGACGTTTGTCGGCTTTGAGTTCGAGTGGGAGCTCGAGCTGCGTCTCGAACCGCAGAGCGCGCCGCCGGCCATTTTAGGCGGCCCGCAGCAACTCGGCTGGTCGGGCTGGCTCGGCCATGCACCATACGACGACCGCCTCGCCTGCGTACGCTTCAAACCGGAGCGCTATGCGGCGCAATTCTTTAGCCGTTTCGCGCCGCCATGCGCCAATCTGCGACAGGAATAG
- a CDS encoding alpha/beta hydrolase produces MTLGDTIKGMVGMDPTGHADPDMKAVLDALRSLNPKPIEDCTVAEARQQPTPADAVTKLLSDPAFSARPALELEAVRTEDIMIPGAAGSNPARVYTPQGEGPFPLILYFHGGGWVIADLDTYDATPRSMAAQSRAIVVSAHYRQAPEHRLPAAHEDAFAAWRWLVGNAASLGGDPGKIAVMGESAGANLAINVSIRARDTGTRMPMHQSLIYPVASNNIVSISYEENRNARPLNKPMMLWFLHNVINSESDLTSPLIDVVSADLSRLPPAVVVTAGIDPLRSDGEKLVQKLHGAGVPVEHRNYRGATHEFFGMAAVVQAARDAQAFVSLAQRQAFGGAPL; encoded by the coding sequence ATGACACTCGGTGACACCATTAAAGGCATGGTCGGCATGGATCCCACGGGTCATGCCGATCCCGACATGAAAGCCGTGCTCGACGCGCTCAGGAGTTTGAACCCCAAGCCAATCGAGGATTGCACCGTAGCCGAAGCGCGCCAGCAACCCACGCCCGCCGACGCCGTGACAAAGCTGCTGAGCGACCCTGCGTTCAGCGCGCGCCCCGCGCTGGAACTGGAGGCCGTGCGCACCGAGGACATCATGATTCCCGGCGCGGCGGGCAGCAATCCCGCGCGCGTGTACACCCCGCAAGGCGAGGGGCCATTCCCGCTGATTCTGTATTTTCATGGCGGCGGCTGGGTGATCGCCGATCTCGATACCTACGACGCTACGCCGCGTTCCATGGCCGCGCAAAGCCGGGCGATCGTGGTTTCCGCGCACTACCGTCAGGCGCCCGAGCACAGGCTGCCGGCCGCCCACGAAGACGCGTTTGCCGCGTGGCGCTGGCTCGTGGGCAATGCGGCGAGCCTCGGCGGGGACCCCGGCAAGATTGCGGTAATGGGTGAGAGCGCCGGCGCCAATCTCGCGATCAACGTTTCGATTCGCGCACGCGACACGGGCACGCGCATGCCGATGCACCAGTCGCTGATCTATCCGGTGGCGAGCAACAATATCGTGTCGATCTCTTATGAAGAGAATCGCAACGCCCGGCCCTTGAACAAGCCAATGATGCTCTGGTTCCTGCATAACGTGATCAATAGCGAGAGCGATCTCACCAGTCCGTTGATCGACGTGGTGAGCGCCGATCTGTCACGCTTGCCGCCGGCTGTCGTTGTCACGGCGGGCATCGATCCGCTGCGCTCGGACGGTGAGAAACTCGTGCAGAAGCTGCACGGCGCGGGCGTGCCCGTCGAGCATCGCAATTACCGTGGCGCGACTCACGAGTTTTTCGGCATGGCGGCCGTGGTGCAGGCGGCGCGCGACGCGCAGGCCTTCGTGTCGCTCGCGCAGCGCCAGGCATTCGGCGGGGCGCCGCTTTGA
- a CDS encoding class I fructose-bisphosphate aldolase, whose protein sequence is MDTRSELQATIKAMVQPGKGLLAADESGPTIAKRFKTIGLESSEENRRAYRNLLLTTPGLGEFVSGVILYEETLGQKADDGTPFPQLAAKNGIVPGIKVDLGKIPLALAPGDEITEGLDGLARRFADYKRQGARFAKWRAVYNITASLPSRLAIEANADSLARYAAISQEAGIVPIVEPEVLMDGEHTIERSAEVTEAVLHEVFHALHRHRVVLEHILLKPSMVIAGSEHAQQSSSADIAAHTVRVLKRTVPSAVPGIVFLSGGQSPEEATANLDAMNRLGALPWNLSFSYGRALQEPPLQAWRGEASHVEQAQQALLKRARLNSAAALGKYEAAQEKS, encoded by the coding sequence ATGGACACCCGTAGCGAATTGCAAGCCACCATCAAGGCGATGGTTCAACCCGGCAAAGGCCTTCTCGCCGCCGACGAAAGCGGCCCGACCATCGCCAAACGCTTCAAGACGATCGGCCTCGAATCGAGCGAGGAAAATCGCCGCGCCTATCGCAACCTGCTGCTCACCACGCCCGGACTCGGCGAATTCGTGAGCGGCGTGATTCTCTACGAAGAAACGCTGGGCCAGAAAGCGGACGACGGCACGCCGTTCCCGCAACTCGCCGCGAAAAACGGCATCGTGCCCGGCATCAAGGTGGATCTCGGCAAGATTCCGCTCGCGCTCGCCCCGGGCGACGAAATCACCGAAGGGCTCGACGGACTCGCCCGCCGTTTCGCCGACTACAAACGGCAAGGCGCGCGTTTCGCCAAGTGGCGCGCGGTCTACAACATCACGGCGAGCCTGCCGAGCCGGCTGGCCATCGAGGCGAATGCGGATTCGCTGGCACGCTACGCGGCGATCTCGCAGGAAGCGGGCATCGTGCCGATCGTCGAGCCCGAAGTGCTGATGGACGGCGAGCACACCATCGAGCGCAGCGCCGAGGTCACGGAAGCCGTGCTGCACGAGGTATTCCATGCGTTGCACCGGCATCGCGTGGTCCTCGAACATATTCTGCTCAAGCCGAGCATGGTGATCGCCGGCTCGGAACACGCGCAACAGTCGTCGAGCGCCGATATTGCCGCTCATACCGTGCGGGTGCTCAAGCGCACCGTGCCGTCGGCGGTGCCGGGTATCGTATTCCTGTCCGGCGGCCAGTCGCCGGAAGAAGCGACCGCGAATCTCGACGCCATGAATCGTCTCGGCGCGCTGCCGTGGAATTTGAGCTTTTCCTATGGCCGCGCGTTGCAGGAACCGCCGCTGCAAGCCTGGCGGGGCGAGGCGAGCCACGTCGAGCAGGCACAGCAGGCGCTGCTCAAACGCGCGCGCCTGAACAGCGCTGCCGCGCTGGGCAAGTACGAGGCCGCGCAGGAAAAGAGCTAG
- a CDS encoding secondary thiamine-phosphate synthase enzyme YjbQ, which yields MRQAIHHLSVKARSRGLVEFTDEARRFVAGQAIETGLLTLFCRHTSASLLIQENADPSVQRDLERYFASLAPEDAERYEHDAEGPDDMPAHLRTALTQVQLSVPVEHGQMVLGTWQGLYLFEHRRHTQHRDIVLHLLGE from the coding sequence ATGCGCCAAGCCATCCATCACCTGAGCGTCAAAGCCCGTAGCCGCGGGCTCGTCGAGTTCACCGACGAAGCTCGCCGCTTCGTCGCCGGGCAAGCCATCGAGACCGGCCTGCTGACGCTCTTTTGCCGTCATACGTCCGCTTCGTTACTAATTCAGGAAAATGCCGACCCTTCGGTGCAGCGCGATCTGGAGCGCTACTTCGCGAGCCTCGCGCCCGAAGACGCCGAGCGTTACGAACACGACGCCGAAGGCCCCGACGACATGCCGGCGCATTTGCGTACGGCGCTCACGCAAGTGCAATTGTCGGTGCCGGTCGAACATGGGCAGATGGTGCTCGGCACCTGGCAAGGCTTGTATCTGTTCGAACATCGCCGTCATACGCAGCATCGGGACATCGTGCTGCATCTGCTCGGTGAATGA
- a CDS encoding thioredoxin family protein produces MATQTAYSSKAPSRAELDALPGTTIVEFGTDWCGYCQGAQASIAQALEPHADVRHLKIEDGPGRPLGRSFKVKLWPTLILMRDGAEVSRVVRPANATQIADAFTSL; encoded by the coding sequence ATGGCCACGCAGACCGCCTATTCTTCCAAAGCCCCCTCGCGGGCCGAGCTCGATGCCCTGCCAGGCACCACCATCGTCGAATTCGGCACGGACTGGTGCGGCTATTGCCAGGGTGCGCAAGCATCGATTGCCCAAGCGCTCGAACCGCATGCGGACGTCCGGCACCTGAAGATCGAAGACGGCCCGGGCCGGCCGCTGGGCCGCTCGTTCAAGGTCAAGCTGTGGCCCACGCTGATCCTCATGCGCGATGGCGCCGAAGTCTCGCGCGTGGTGCGACCGGCGAACGCGACGCAGATCGCCGACGCGTTCACGTCGCTCTAA
- a CDS encoding DUF2628 domain-containing protein translates to MGERIYLRYPGKDETVAVATGFSWGACLLGFIWALSKKMWFAAFVMLAVNLLLFCSGLWGETADLIGLALSVVFGMACGFYGNQWHRWTLEKRGYVVL, encoded by the coding sequence ATGGGCGAAAGGATTTATCTGCGGTACCCGGGCAAGGACGAAACCGTCGCGGTCGCCACGGGCTTCAGTTGGGGCGCGTGTCTGCTCGGTTTCATCTGGGCGTTGTCGAAGAAAATGTGGTTTGCCGCGTTCGTCATGCTGGCAGTCAATCTTCTGCTGTTCTGCTCGGGCTTGTGGGGCGAAACCGCCGACCTGATCGGATTGGCGCTGTCGGTGGTGTTCGGCATGGCCTGCGGCTTCTATGGCAATCAGTGGCACCGCTGGACGCTGGAAAAGCGCGGCTACGTCGTGCTGTAA
- a CDS encoding sugar efflux transporter produces MLKTSRFFDLLRIPGFKPLAAATLMLGVAMSFTAPYLSLFGVERAGMTPFRLGVFMTLIAASGVLASTFAGRWSDASGRHRPLLLAALVAAALGYLCLCVVRDYRLLLVVGIVFIGAGGSAISMVFSFSRAALPVADPAERVFASATLRTILSAAWVFGPSVGALVLAASSFYGLFLFAAASFGACAAIVWRMREPQGHLGDHTVEDTASEPSASITVPPLTAPGEDAHEDLPGVASANDIRRAVAALTLLGLAANATMIVLPLYIVHGLNGTHLDVSIMLGLGALMEIPMMLALGAKSSALHKPNWLGACAAVHAVYFAGMALAGNVHVLIPMQMLNAFVVAVTSCLGMTYVQDLMPHAPGRATALFFNAARVGSILSGVLSGLLVQAFGYRGTFMFCGLLALCALVLFAVPGDRYPVMWQAVKRFVRSQYGKLQARRQ; encoded by the coding sequence GTGTTGAAAACCTCACGTTTTTTCGACCTGCTACGCATCCCCGGCTTCAAGCCGCTCGCCGCCGCGACTCTGATGCTCGGTGTGGCGATGTCGTTCACCGCTCCCTATCTTTCCCTGTTCGGCGTCGAGCGCGCGGGCATGACGCCGTTCAGGCTCGGCGTCTTCATGACGCTGATCGCGGCGAGCGGGGTGCTCGCCAGCACCTTCGCGGGCCGCTGGAGCGACGCGAGCGGACGGCACCGACCCTTGCTGCTGGCGGCGCTGGTGGCGGCGGCGCTCGGTTATCTGTGTTTATGCGTCGTGCGTGACTACCGGTTGCTGCTGGTGGTCGGGATCGTCTTTATCGGCGCGGGCGGCTCGGCTATTTCCATGGTCTTTTCGTTCAGCCGCGCGGCCTTGCCGGTGGCCGATCCGGCGGAGCGCGTGTTCGCCAGCGCGACCTTGCGGACCATTCTCTCGGCGGCGTGGGTGTTCGGGCCGTCGGTGGGCGCGCTGGTGCTCGCCGCCAGCAGCTTCTACGGGCTGTTTCTGTTCGCCGCCGCCAGTTTCGGTGCCTGCGCGGCCATTGTCTGGCGCATGCGGGAGCCGCAGGGTCATCTGGGCGATCACACGGTGGAAGACACGGCGTCCGAACCTTCCGCTTCGATTACCGTGCCGCCGCTCACCGCACCCGGCGAGGACGCGCACGAGGACCTGCCCGGCGTCGCCTCGGCCAACGACATCCGCCGCGCGGTTGCCGCGCTCACGTTGCTCGGCCTTGCCGCGAACGCCACCATGATCGTGCTGCCGCTCTATATCGTGCACGGTCTGAACGGCACGCATCTGGACGTGTCGATCATGCTCGGACTCGGCGCCCTGATGGAGATTCCGATGATGCTCGCGCTCGGCGCGAAGTCGTCGGCGTTGCACAAGCCGAACTGGCTCGGCGCGTGTGCTGCGGTGCACGCGGTGTATTTCGCCGGCATGGCACTGGCGGGCAATGTCCATGTGCTGATTCCCATGCAGATGCTCAACGCGTTCGTCGTCGCGGTGACCTCGTGTCTGGGCATGACGTATGTGCAGGATCTGATGCCGCACGCGCCCGGCCGCGCCACCGCGCTCTTCTTCAACGCGGCGCGGGTCGGCTCGATTCTCTCGGGCGTGTTGTCCGGTTTGCTGGTGCAGGCGTTCGGCTATCGCGGCACGTTTATGTTCTGCGGCTTGCTGGCGTTATGCGCGCTCGTGCTCTTCGCCGTGCCGGGCGATCGCTATCCGGTGATGTGGCAGGCCGTGAAGCGTTTTGTGCGTTCGCAATACGGCAAACTTCAGGCAAGGCGGCAATAG
- the gnd gene encoding phosphogluconate dehydrogenase (NAD(+)-dependent, decarboxylating), which translates to MAAVQRSKSSSATRHFPERDMQLGMIGLGRMGADMVRRLTKGGQQCIAYDVQPAAVEKLKQDGVAGAASLEDLIAQLEKPRAVWLMVPAAVVDMTLEKLVPLLEPGDIVIDGGNSYYHDDIRRSAELAKRQLHYVDVGTSGGVAGRERGYCLMIGGEPEVVKRLEPIFSTLAPGAGAAPATPGRVSGASTAEQGFLHCGPHGAGHFVKMVHNGIEYGLMAAYAEGLNILRHADAGKHAREADAETSPLRRPELYQYDLNLADVTEVWRRGSVIGSWLLDLIAGSLVSDADLQNYAGRVSDSGEGRWTVAAAIDEGVPTPVLSAALFARFSSRGEADFANRVLSAMRHDFGGHVEKAATPSDGPKG; encoded by the coding sequence ATTGCCGCAGTACAACGAAGCAAATCGAGCAGCGCAACGAGGCACTTTCCGGAGCGAGATATGCAGCTAGGCATGATTGGTTTGGGACGCATGGGCGCCGACATGGTGCGGCGTCTGACGAAGGGCGGTCAGCAATGCATCGCTTACGACGTGCAGCCGGCGGCGGTGGAGAAGCTGAAACAGGACGGCGTGGCGGGCGCGGCGTCGCTGGAAGATCTGATCGCGCAACTCGAGAAGCCCCGCGCCGTATGGCTGATGGTGCCGGCCGCGGTGGTCGATATGACGCTGGAGAAACTCGTGCCTTTGCTGGAGCCCGGCGACATCGTGATCGACGGCGGTAATTCCTACTATCACGACGACATTCGCCGTAGCGCTGAGTTGGCCAAACGCCAGCTTCACTATGTGGACGTCGGCACGAGTGGCGGCGTGGCGGGCCGCGAGCGCGGCTACTGTCTGATGATCGGCGGCGAACCGGAGGTCGTGAAGCGGCTCGAACCGATTTTCTCGACCCTCGCGCCGGGCGCGGGCGCCGCGCCGGCCACGCCCGGCCGAGTCAGCGGCGCGAGCACCGCGGAGCAGGGCTTTCTGCACTGCGGGCCGCACGGCGCGGGGCACTTTGTCAAGATGGTTCACAACGGCATCGAGTACGGCTTGATGGCCGCCTACGCCGAGGGGCTGAACATTCTGCGCCACGCGGACGCCGGCAAGCACGCGCGCGAGGCCGACGCCGAGACCTCGCCGCTGCGCCGTCCCGAGTTGTACCAGTACGATCTGAATCTCGCCGACGTCACCGAGGTCTGGCGGCGCGGCAGCGTGATCGGTTCATGGCTGCTCGATCTGATCGCCGGCTCGCTGGTCAGCGACGCCGATCTGCAGAACTACGCAGGGCGCGTATCCGATTCGGGCGAGGGGCGCTGGACGGTGGCTGCCGCCATCGACGAAGGCGTGCCCACGCCGGTGCTGAGCGCCGCGCTGTTCGCGCGCTTCAGTTCGCGCGGCGAAGCGGATTTTGCAAACCGGGTGCTCTCGGCAATGCGGCATGATTTCGGCGGCCACGTCGAGAAAGCGGCCACGCCGTCCGATGGGCCGAAAGGCTGA
- a CDS encoding HAD family hydrolase codes for MQATTATPHDVVFLFDCDNTLLDNDLVLADLRAHMMREFGAQNAARYWEIFETLRTELGYADYLGALQRYRLERPRDTRLLLMSSFLIDYPFASRLYPGALNVLRHLSAHGPTVILSDGDVVFQPRKIERSGLWDEVEGRVLIYIHKELMLDQVMECYPARHYVMVDDKLRILAAMKRAWGAKLTTVFPRQGHYAFDPKEIASNPPADVTVERIGELVDIDVEWLLAEKG; via the coding sequence ATGCAAGCCACTACTGCTACGCCGCACGACGTCGTGTTTCTGTTCGATTGCGATAACACTCTGCTGGACAACGATCTTGTGCTGGCCGATCTGCGCGCGCACATGATGCGGGAGTTCGGCGCGCAGAACGCCGCGCGATACTGGGAAATCTTCGAGACGCTGCGCACGGAACTCGGTTACGCCGACTACCTGGGCGCGCTGCAGCGCTATCGCCTTGAGCGGCCGCGCGACACGCGGCTCCTGCTCATGTCCTCGTTCCTGATCGACTATCCGTTTGCGAGCCGTCTGTATCCGGGCGCGCTGAATGTGCTGCGGCACCTGAGCGCACACGGTCCCACGGTTATCCTCTCCGACGGTGATGTAGTGTTCCAGCCGCGCAAGATCGAACGCTCCGGGCTATGGGATGAGGTCGAAGGGCGGGTGCTGATCTACATCCACAAAGAGTTGATGCTCGATCAGGTGATGGAGTGTTATCCCGCCCGCCACTATGTGATGGTCGACGACAAGCTGCGGATTCTGGCAGCCATGAAAAGGGCGTGGGGCGCGAAACTGACGACGGTGTTTCCCCGCCAGGGGCACTATGCGTTCGACCCGAAAGAGATCGCCAGCAATCCGCCGGCGGATGTGACCGTCGAGCGAATCGGAGAGCTGGTGGATATCGACGTGGAGTGGCTGTTGGCGGAGAAAGGCTAG
- a CDS encoding ankyrin repeat domain-containing protein has product MTDHADTSPPAGQPIDPELLELAQQVFDLARRGDAAMLAAVIEKGVPPNLRNDKGDSLVMLASYHGHVEAVRTLLERGADPNLRNDNGQTPIAGAAFKGFDTVIETLLAHGADVEGASPDGRTALMIAAMFNRTAIMELLIAHGADPKARDANGVTAMDAAGRMGAGDAQARLKELGS; this is encoded by the coding sequence TTGACGGACCACGCTGATACTTCCCCGCCCGCCGGCCAGCCGATCGACCCGGAATTGCTCGAACTGGCGCAGCAGGTCTTCGACCTCGCGCGGCGCGGCGATGCCGCGATGCTCGCGGCGGTGATCGAAAAAGGCGTACCGCCGAATTTGCGTAACGACAAGGGCGACAGCCTCGTCATGCTGGCCAGTTACCACGGTCACGTCGAAGCCGTGCGCACGCTGCTCGAACGCGGCGCCGATCCGAACCTGCGCAACGACAACGGGCAGACGCCGATAGCAGGCGCGGCTTTCAAGGGCTTCGACACGGTGATCGAAACCTTGCTCGCGCATGGTGCGGATGTGGAAGGCGCGTCGCCGGACGGACGCACCGCGTTGATGATCGCCGCGATGTTCAATCGCACGGCGATCATGGAATTGCTGATTGCGCACGGCGCTGATCCGAAAGCGCGCGATGCGAATGGCGTAACGGCCATGGACGCAGCCGGCCGTATGGGCGCCGGCGATGCGCAAGCGCGTTTGAAGGAGCTTGGTTCCTGA
- a CDS encoding phosphoketolase family protein, with amino-acid sequence MAEATSRPTPPQVLDADTLRNMDRYWRACNYLSAGMIYLRDNPLLREPLKPEHIKNRLLGHWGSDPGQSFLLVHLNRLIRKLDLNVIYVAGPGHGAPATLAHCYLEGHYSEIYPDRSEDEAGMQRFFRQFSFPGGIGSHCTPETPGSIHEGGELGYSLSHGYGAAFDNPDLIVTVMIGDGEAETGPLATSWHSNKFLNPIRDGAVLPVLHLNGYKIANPTILARIPREELEALLTGYGHKPYFVEGDDPAVMHQQMAATLEQCIGEIRAIQQHARESNDASRPRWPMIVLRSPKGWTGPKEVDGHKVEGSWRAHQVPVLDPVTNGKSLKLVESWLRSYEPESLFDEAGRLVPELRELAPKGARRISANPHANGGLLCKTLDMPAFRDFAAAVKKPGGSYLSPTEVLGKFLCEVMRRNMTNFRVFGPDETASNKLTAIYEASAKTWLAQTVPSDADGGELSVDGRVMEMLSEHTLEGWFEGYVLTGRHGLFATYEAFVHVIDSMFNQHAKWLEKAKRDLGWRQPVPSINLLITSLVWRQDHNGFTHQDPGFLDVVTNKSPDVVRIYLPPDANCLLSVADHCLRSRDYVNVIVADKQPHLQYLDMDAAVTHCTKGIGIWDWASTDQGVEPDVVMACAGDIATMEALAAVQILKEQFTDLKIRFVNVVDLFRLMPEHAHPHGLSDRDFDSLFTATKPVIFNFHSYASLVHKLTYNRTNHHNLHVHGYHEKGNINTPLELAIINQVDRFSLAIDVIDRVPKLRGVGDHAKEWLRGQIIEHLAYAHAEGIDREEIRNWTWKG; translated from the coding sequence GTGGCTGAAGCAACTTCCCGTCCTACACCGCCGCAAGTTCTAGACGCCGATACGTTGCGCAACATGGATCGCTACTGGCGCGCCTGCAACTACCTCTCGGCCGGCATGATCTATCTGCGCGACAATCCGCTGCTGCGCGAACCGCTGAAGCCCGAACACATCAAGAACCGTTTGCTGGGCCATTGGGGTTCGGACCCGGGGCAGAGTTTCCTGTTGGTGCATCTTAACCGGCTGATCAGGAAGCTCGATCTGAATGTCATCTACGTGGCGGGTCCCGGTCACGGTGCGCCGGCCACGCTCGCGCATTGCTATCTGGAAGGGCATTACTCGGAAATCTATCCGGACCGCAGCGAAGACGAAGCCGGCATGCAGCGCTTTTTCCGGCAGTTCTCGTTTCCTGGCGGCATCGGCTCGCATTGCACGCCCGAGACGCCCGGCTCGATCCACGAAGGCGGCGAACTCGGCTATAGCCTCTCGCACGGCTATGGCGCCGCGTTCGACAACCCCGATCTGATCGTCACCGTCATGATCGGCGACGGCGAAGCCGAAACCGGACCGCTCGCCACCTCGTGGCACTCGAACAAATTCCTCAATCCGATCCGTGACGGCGCGGTGTTGCCGGTGCTGCATCTGAACGGCTACAAGATCGCCAATCCGACCATTCTCGCGCGCATTCCCCGCGAAGAACTGGAAGCCTTGCTGACCGGCTACGGCCACAAGCCGTATTTCGTCGAAGGCGACGATCCCGCCGTCATGCATCAACAGATGGCGGCGACGCTCGAACAGTGCATCGGAGAAATCCGCGCGATCCAGCAGCATGCGCGCGAGAGCAACGACGCGTCGCGGCCACGCTGGCCGATGATCGTGCTGCGTTCGCCCAAAGGCTGGACCGGCCCGAAGGAAGTCGACGGCCACAAGGTGGAAGGCTCATGGCGCGCGCATCAGGTGCCCGTGCTCGATCCGGTGACCAATGGCAAGAGTCTGAAGCTGGTGGAAAGCTGGTTGCGCAGTTACGAGCCCGAGTCGCTGTTCGACGAAGCAGGGCGCCTCGTGCCGGAGTTGCGCGAGCTCGCCCCGAAGGGCGCGCGCCGCATCAGCGCGAATCCGCATGCGAACGGCGGCCTGTTATGCAAGACGCTCGACATGCCGGCGTTTCGCGATTTCGCGGCCGCGGTGAAGAAACCGGGTGGCTCGTATCTATCGCCGACCGAGGTGCTCGGCAAGTTCCTGTGCGAAGTGATGCGCCGGAACATGACAAACTTTCGTGTGTTCGGCCCCGACGAAACCGCGAGCAACAAGCTGACCGCGATCTATGAAGCGTCCGCGAAAACCTGGCTCGCGCAGACCGTCCCGAGCGACGCGGACGGCGGCGAACTCTCGGTGGACGGCCGCGTGATGGAAATGCTCAGCGAACACACGCTCGAAGGCTGGTTCGAAGGCTATGTGCTGACCGGCCGGCACGGCCTGTTCGCCACCTACGAAGCGTTCGTGCACGTGATCGATTCCATGTTCAACCAGCACGCCAAGTGGCTGGAGAAGGCGAAACGCGATCTCGGCTGGCGCCAGCCGGTGCCGTCGATCAACCTGCTGATCACCTCGCTCGTGTGGCGGCAGGATCACAACGGCTTTACGCACCAGGACCCCGGTTTTCTCGATGTCGTTACGAACAAGAGCCCGGACGTGGTGCGTATCTATCTGCCGCCTGACGCGAACTGCCTGTTAAGCGTCGCCGATCATTGCTTGCGTTCGCGCGATTACGTCAACGTGATCGTCGCCGACAAGCAGCCGCATTTGCAGTATCTCGACATGGACGCGGCGGTCACGCATTGCACCAAGGGTATCGGCATCTGGGACTGGGCGTCGACGGATCAGGGCGTCGAGCCCGACGTGGTGATGGCCTGCGCGGGCGACATCGCGACCATGGAGGCGCTCGCCGCCGTGCAGATTCTGAAGGAGCAGTTCACCGACCTGAAGATCCGCTTTGTCAACGTGGTCGATCTGTTCCGGTTGATGCCGGAGCACGCGCATCCGCACGGTTTGTCCGACCGCGATTTCGATTCGTTGTTTACCGCCACCAAACCGGTGATTTTCAATTTCCACTCGTATGCGTCGCTGGTTCACAAGCTGACTTATAACCGCACGAACCACCACAACCTGCATGTGCATGGCTATCACGAGAAGGGCAACATCAACACGCCGCTCGAACTGGCGATCATCAACCAGGTCGACCGCTTTTCGCTCGCGATCGACGTGATCGATCGCGTGCCGAAACTGCGCGGTGTCGGCGACCATGCGAAGGAATGGTTGCGTGGCCAGATCATCGAACATCTGGCGTATGCGCATGCCGAGGGCATCGACCGGGAAGAGATCCGCAACTGGACGTGGAAAGGCTGA